In one Gossypium hirsutum isolate 1008001.06 chromosome D09, Gossypium_hirsutum_v2.1, whole genome shotgun sequence genomic region, the following are encoded:
- the LOC121220755 gene encoding uncharacterized protein: MKLLSWNVRVLGNPQTVRRLRHSLKQHHPQVVFLMETKLNKNGMEKVRRSCGFQFGIDVDSIGSKGGLSQSWLGKVNITLRSFSNRHIDVFVEEGEVGKIWRLTGFYGSPYSQDRNAAWNLLRQLRNQGDYPWLVCGDFNEILYGFEKKGGLPREERRMEAFRQVLDDCNLVDLGYSGWWFTWERGNFLEINVQERLDRGLATEQWSALFPNNLIRHLPHSFSDQCPILLDTAYKNGEAVKRKFKFEAWWVLEETFFSETKRIWENSTGDLVNKLEILKKKLEKWGARIQSKNENRGFDFKTARIT, from the coding sequence ATGAAACTCTTAAGCTGGAATGTCCGAGTGTTGGGAAATCCTCAAACAGTTCGAAGACTTCGGCATTCGCTGAAGCAACATCATCCCCAAGTGGTCTTCTTAATGGagacaaaattaaacaaaaatggaatggaaaaagtACGACGAAGCTGTGGATTTCAGTTTGGCATTGATGTTGACTCGATAGGATCGAAAGGTGGACTAAGTCAGTCGTGGCTTGGAAAAGTTAACATTACACTTCGAAGTTTTTCAAATCGACATATTGATGTTTTTGTTGAGGAAGGAGAAGTTGGAAAAATATGGAGACTCACAGGTTTCTATGGTTCTCCTTATTCACAAGACAGGAATGCAGCATGGAATTTGTTGAGGCAATTGAGGAATCAGGGAGATTATCCTTGGCTGGTTTGCGGGGATTTCAATGAGATATTATATGGATTCGAAAAGAAAGGTGGACTACCTAGGGAGGAAAGAAGAATGGAGGCATTTAGACAAGTTCTAGATGATTGTAATCTGGTTGATTTGGGATATTCTGGATGGTGGTTCACATGGGAGAGAGGGAACTTTCTTGAAATAAATGTTCAGGAAAGACTTGACAGAGGTCTTGCAACGGAGCAATGGAGCGCTTTATTCCCAAATAATTTGATACGGCATCTTCCACATTCATTCTCTGACCAATGTCCAATCCTTTTAGATACAGCTTACAAAAATGGAGAGGCGGTTAAAAGAAAATTCAAGTTTGAAGCGTGGTGGGTACTTGAAGAAACATTCTTTAGCGAAACTAAACGAATTTGGGAAAATTCTACAGGAGACCTTGTGAACAAGTTGGAAATCCTCAAAAAAAAGTTGGAGAAGTGGGGAGCTAGAATCCAATCGAAAAATGAAAACAGAGGGTTTGACTTCAAAACTGCTAGAATTACTTGA